A stretch of Chelmon rostratus isolate fCheRos1 chromosome 18, fCheRos1.pri, whole genome shotgun sequence DNA encodes these proteins:
- the esco2 gene encoding N-acetyltransferase ESCO2 — protein MMPTTNRKRKLSSLDSDSLLAQGQVREETSPGKRRSPRKKPVGRLNKENSPSPQKSPRRPAASSARSPRKSPFKPSVVTSSFYGRQKSVYLTPLERKAIKECLPPPPPLPSPPPQEKKKKKKNFKGGSVQRKVAAGSNQGKMRIQSYSTSSRRIRLPKLSRSVAAKSASTATAAAGTKPAESRKAITVSFSSLKPKPKIFVGAAFFSTGKKPTSMYKKSAPKSTSRPASAAASGKGVLTQKKSEQQRSVTKAAETDVQQREKLDPTDWMDSANELPRTPQPISSSESLAEKFGITRELTVVLTRTPTAAAAAPVRLQDVCLKDGGADLSDGNSTSAAASPPKESSAVYPIFSSASKRLRKALQPAASCGAPPGLMTSLQTPAPVRRRREKQDDDQLVIDAGQKQFGAMTCSSCGMIYSADNPEDNFQHSQFHQRFLDSIRFVGWKKERVVAEFWDGKILLVMPDDPKYAIKKAEDVRRVADSELGFQQVTLSRPSQAKTYLFISTERLVVGCLVAEPIRQAYRVLEQPDRFKDMTKDDFMEQHRAWCCSTVPERALCGISRVWVFSLARRQSIATRLLDTVRNTFMYGSHLTKEEIAFSDPTPDGKLFATKYCSTPTFLVYNFVA, from the exons ATGATGCCGACGACTAACAGGAAGAGAAAGCTCTCGTCTCTGGACTCTGACAG CCTCCTGGCTCAGGGACAAGTGAGGGAGGAGACGTCCCCCGGGAAGAGGAGATCCCCGAGGAAGAAGCCGGTCGGACGtctgaacaaagaaaacagtccCTCGCCACAGAAATCCCCCCGAAGACCAGCAG CCTCTTCTGCCCGATCGCCCCGTAAATCTCCGTTCAAGCCTTCGGTGGTTACGAGCTCCTTCTATGGGAGGCAGAAGTCCGTCTATCTGACTCCACTGGAGAGGAAGGCCATCAAGGAGtgtctgcctcctcctcctcctcttccttctcctcctccgcaggagaaaaagaagaagaagaagaattttaaAGGAGGCAGCGTGCAGAGGAAGGTGGCTGCAGGATCCAATCAGGGGAAGATGAGAATCCAAAGCTATTCGACGTCGTCCAGGCGGATCAGACTGCCTAAACTGAGCCGCAG CGTCGCCGCCAAATCGGCATCGACTGCAACCGCCGCCGCCGGCACCAAGCCCGCAGAGTCCAGGAAGGCGATCACCGTCTCCTTCAGCAGCCTGAAGCCCAAACCCAAGATCTTTGTGGGAGCTGCTTTCTTCAGCACAGGGAAGAAACCGACGTCCATGTACAAGAAGTCTGCGCCCAAATCCACGAGCAGGCCAGCGTCGGCCGCGGCGAGCGGCAAAGGTGTCCTGACGCAGAAGAAGAGCGAGCAGCAGCGTTCAGTGACGAAGGCTGCAGAG ACTGACgtccagcagagggagaagctGGATCCCACAGACTGGATGGACTCTGCTAACGAACTGCCTCGAACTCCACAACCAATCAG CTCCTCTGAATCGTTGGCAGAGAAGTTCGGGATCACCAGAGAGCTGACGGTCGTGTTGACGAGGACGCCGACTGCTGCAGCCGCAGCCCCCGTCAGGCTTCAG GACGTTTGTCTGAAAGATGGCGGCGCCGACCTGAGCGACGGAAACTCCACCAGTGCTGCTGCCAGCCCACCTAAAG AATCGTCAGCGGTGTACCCCATCTTCAGCTCCGCCTCCAAGAG GTTGAGGAAAGCTCTGCAGCCGGCGGCGTCCTGCGGCGCCCCCCCTGGCCTGATGACGTCGCTGCAGACGCCGGCTCCCGTccgcaggaggagggagaagcagGACGACGACCAGCTCGTCATC GACGCGGGTCAGAAGCAGTTCGGAGCGATGACCTGCAGCTCGTGTGGGATGATTTACAGCGCCGACAACCCCGAGGACAACTTCCAGCACAGCCAGTTCCACCAGCGCTTCCTCGACTCCATCAGATTTGTG GGCTGGAAGAAGGAGCGAGTGGTGGCCGAGTTCTGGGACGGAAAGATTCTGCTCGTCATGCCCGACGACCCCAAATACGCCATCAAAAAG gcTGAGGACGTGCGGCGTGTTGCAGACAGCGAGTTGGGTTTCCAGCAGGTGACTCTGAGCAGACCCTCACAGGCGAAGACCTACCTGTTCATCAGCACCGAGCGGCTGGTGGTCGGCTGCCTGGTGGCCGAGCCCATTCGTCAG GCTTACAGAGTCCTGGAGCAGCCGGATCGGTTCAAGGACATGACGAAGGACGACTTCATGGAGCAGCACCGGGCCTGGTGCTGCTCCACCGTCCCAGAACGAGCTCTGTGCGGGATCAGCCGGGTCTGGGTCTTCAGCCTGGCCAGAAGACAGAGCATCGCGACCCGCCTGCTGGACACCGTCAG GAACACCTTCATGTACGGCAGTCACCTGACCAAGGAGGAAATCGCCTTCTCTGACCCGACGCCTGATGGGAAACTGTTCGCAACCAAGTACTGCAGCACGCCGACCTTCCTCGTCTACAACTTCGTCGCCTGA
- the ccdc25 gene encoding coiled-coil domain-containing protein 25 gives MVFYFTSAVVNPPHTIYMGKDKYENEDLIKFGWPEDIWFHVDKLSSAHVYLRLPKGQTIDDIPPEVLIDCAQLVKNNSIQGCKMNNINVVYTPWANLKKTGDMDVGQIGFHRQKEVKIVAVEKKINEIVNRLEKTKAERFPDLAAEKESRDREERNEKKAQLQEQKKREKEEQKRKKEMEELRNYSSLMKSENMKTNEDGYDSDDFM, from the exons ATGGTGTTTTACTTCACAAGTGCCG tgGTGAACCCTCCCCACACAATCTACATGGGAAAAGACAAATATGAAA atgaGGATCTGATCAAGTTCGGATGGCCTGAAGACATCTG GTTTCATGTGGACAAACTGTCTTCAGCTCACGTTTATCTGAGGCTGCCGAAG GGTCAGACAATCGATGACATCCCCCCGGAGGTGCTGATCGACTGTGCACAGctggtgaaaaacaacagcatccaAG gCTGTAAGATGAACAACATCAACGTGGTTTACACACCGTGGGCCAACCTGAAGAAAACCGGAGACATGGACGTCGGACAGATCGGCTTCCATCGGCAGAAAGAG GTGAAGATCGTGGCGGTGGAGAAGAAGATCAACGAGATCGTGAACCGcctggagaaaacaaaagcagagcgCTTCCCCGACCTGGCGGCAGAGAAGGAGtcgagagacagagaggagaggaacgaAAAGAAAGctcagctgcaggagcagaagaagagagagaaggaggagcagaagaggaaaaaagagatggaggagctCAG GAACTATTCTTCGCTGATGAAGAGTGAGAACATGAAGACGAACGAG GACGGTTACGATTCAGACGACTTCATGTGA